The following are encoded in a window of Anopheles stephensi strain Indian chromosome X, UCI_ANSTEP_V1.0, whole genome shotgun sequence genomic DNA:
- the LOC118517715 gene encoding uncharacterized protein LOC118517715: MEPFAVRLFEVFISKDRSRHGNCMPYTVSPAESKPYYVMEPFEKLNARTSSPIKNIENPVQMERTAVLEDISMGEDTPDELQATVVVPVVPVVPEEADEKMEATEDNSTLKMDDAPAEDTAEYDSLDDELSWMLDQSWNSRRPARSDSTLGMLSRSMLSSSDEDTPAEKWPPNTPRQKRRVSFDDRPVIFGDRGVKRPHPPGPSSDSSDDDDSSFWACFRRRQKSPKSPDCISSLLSSDAYVGLQVVNRIGDSSSDVGELDVYTEDESDDDDDDDHDGEDVDDVDLDTGDDIEDDENGNVLGLTFQVSRSISNAKGRAGWLHS, encoded by the exons atggaaccgtttgccgtgcggttGTTTGAAGTGTTCATTTCGAAAGATCGtagtaggcatggaaattgtatgccgtaCACGGTGAGCCCCGCCGAATCGAAACCATATTACGTAATGgagcctttcgagaagctgaacgcacggacctccTCGCCGAtaaaaaacatagaaaatccggtccaaatggaacgcacggccgtcctgGAGGACATTTCAATGGGGGAGGATACACCCGACGagctgcaggcaacggtcgtcgtgcccgtggtgcccgtggtgcccgAGGAAGCGGACGAAAAAATGGAGGCTACtg aggacaactccacgctgaaaatggacgacgctccggcagaAGATACGGCGGAGTACGATTCACTTGATGACGAGCTGTCTTGGATGCTCGATCAATCATGGAATTCCAGGCGCCCTGCTCGTTCGGATAGCACTCTGGGCATGCTATCGAGATCGATGTTAAGCTCTAGTGATGAGGACACCCCGGCCGAAAAATGGCCGCCAAATACACCCAGGCAAAAGCGTCGGGTATCGTTTGATGATAGACCGGTAATTTTCGGTGACAGAGGGGTAAAACGCCCTCACCCCCCGGGCCCATCGTCGGATTcgtccgatgatgacgataGTTCCTTCTGGGcgtgcttccgtcgcagacagaagtcgccgaaatctcccga CTGTATTTCCTCGTTGTTGTCTTCCGATGCGTATGTGGGATTACAGGTAGTCAACAGGATAGGAGATTCTTCTTCAGATGTAGGTGAGCTTGATGTGTACACTGAAGACGAATcagacgacgatgatgacgatgaccaTGACGGTGAAGATGTGGACGATGTAGATTTAGACACAGGTGACGACATAGAAGATGATGAAAACGGTAACGTGCTTGGCTTAACGTTCCAAGTGTCTAGAAGTATATCTAACGCCAAGGGTCGTGCAGGATGGTTACATTCGTGA
- the LOC118517660 gene encoding uncharacterized protein LOC118517660, producing the protein MEPFAVRLFEVFISKDRSRHGNCMPYTVSPAESKPYYVMEPFEKLNARTSSPIKNIENPVQMERTAVLEDISMGEDTPDELQATVVVPVVPVVPEEADEKMEATEDNSTLKMDDAPAEDTAEYDSLDDELSWMLDQSWNSRRPARSDSTLGMLSRSMLSSSDEDTPAEKWPPNTPRQKRRVSFDDRPVTFGDRGVKRPHPPGPSSDSSDDDDSSFWACFRRRQKSPKSPEPGPSGLQKRRPPTPGKDAE; encoded by the exons atggaaccgtttgccgtgcggttGTTTGAAGTGTTCATTTCGAAAGATCGtagtaggcatggaaattgtatgccgtaCACGGTGAGCCCCGCCGAATCGAAACCATATTACGTAATGgagcctttcgagaagctgaacgcacggacctccTCGCCGAtaaaaaacatagaaaatccggtccaaatggaacgcacggccgtcctgGAGGACATTTCAATGGGGGAGGATACACCCGACGagctgcaggcaacggtcgtcgtgcccgtggtgcccgtggtgcccgAGGAAGCGGACGAAAAAATGGAGGCTACtg aggacaactccacgctgaaaatggacgacgctccggcagaAGATACGGCGGAGTACGATTCACTTGATGACGAGCTGTCTTGGATGCTCGATCAATCATGGAATTCCAGGCGCCCTGCTCGTTCGGATAGCACTCTGGGCATGCTATCGAGGTCGATGTTAAGCTCTAGTGATGAGGACACCCCGGCCGAAAAATGGCCGCCAAATACACCCAGGCAAAAGCGTCGGGTATCGTTTGATGATAGACCAGTAACTTTCGGTGACAGAGGGGTAAAACGCCCTCACCCCCCGGGCCCATCGTCGGATTcgtccgatgatgacgataGTTCCTTCTGGGcgtgcttccgtcgcagacagaagtcgccgaaatctcccgagccggggccatcggggctgcagaaacggcgcccaccaacACCCGGAAAGGATGCCGAGTAA